Proteins encoded in a region of the Dreissena polymorpha isolate Duluth1 chromosome 6, UMN_Dpol_1.0, whole genome shotgun sequence genome:
- the LOC127835690 gene encoding metallothionein-like, with protein MSDPCNCFTTGECVCDADCDCSECKCGDSCKCNPSECGCKAVCKCGDKCECGAGCTGPVCKCDSSCSCK; from the exons ATGAGTGACCCATGCAACTGCTTTACAA CCGGAGAATGCGTTTGCGATGCCGACTGCGACTGTTCCGAGTGCAAGTGCGGTGACAGCTGTAAATGCAATCCATCCGAGTGTGGATGCAAGGCGGTCTGCAAGTGTGGAG ACAAATGCGAATGCGGAGCCGGATGCACAGGGCCCGTATGCAAGTGCGACAGCAGCTGCTCGTGCAAGTGA